From the Flavimarina sp. Hel_I_48 genome, one window contains:
- a CDS encoding glycan-binding surface protein: MNNNSKTKAHWIFMSLFGLLFITMIFTACSNDDDAGGVITIDGVYLEDVNSSVPDRQVEFARLGQLLRIEGSGFTGLKRAYINGFQTSFNPVYVSETSMLLRVSGDTPITEAEDDLRNTIRLTNDNNEIVIPFEIRSSPPSITSVSNTLPNPGEQITVYGTGLIEVSSVTFPGDVVVTEGITYDEEDAEFFTVTMPEGVSESGGSLFIQTANGPAYSPAYFNFKEGIILNFDGMGELGEFGNTIRQANLESAPIGEINVSQGNYVPHRPDSIESFEAAKNRLSEVFTSGNENWRSQFTPFIPATTPLDEVAFQFDVYVPEVWEGSGYLKILLINNFNGGEWSGGVYNYVPWIVDGEIEPFQTEGWTTVTVPFTDFYLFEDDEDYTFEDVLAFRESATYKNFGIFFENSDIQLSDVTRGSSDVEFLSSATSVKVFTDNWRIVSLETPTVTDFPE, from the coding sequence ATGAATAATAATAGTAAAACTAAAGCCCATTGGATTTTCATGTCCTTGTTTGGACTGCTGTTTATAACGATGATATTTACAGCCTGTTCCAACGATGATGATGCTGGGGGAGTGATTACCATTGATGGCGTCTATCTTGAAGATGTTAACTCTTCTGTGCCTGATAGACAAGTGGAATTTGCCCGTTTAGGTCAACTTTTACGTATTGAAGGTTCTGGGTTTACCGGATTGAAAAGGGCTTATATTAATGGATTTCAGACTTCTTTTAATCCTGTATATGTATCAGAAACATCTATGTTACTACGCGTTTCTGGAGATACACCTATTACAGAAGCAGAAGATGATTTGCGAAATACCATTCGTTTAACAAATGATAATAATGAAATAGTAATTCCATTTGAAATCAGATCTTCCCCGCCTTCAATTACGAGTGTATCAAATACATTGCCCAATCCTGGAGAACAGATCACGGTATACGGTACAGGTTTAATTGAAGTAAGTAGCGTTACCTTTCCCGGTGATGTGGTGGTGACAGAGGGTATAACATACGATGAAGAGGATGCAGAGTTTTTTACCGTCACCATGCCTGAAGGTGTTTCAGAGAGCGGCGGCTCACTTTTTATTCAGACTGCAAATGGTCCCGCTTATTCTCCAGCCTATTTTAATTTTAAGGAAGGGATTATCCTCAATTTTGATGGTATGGGAGAGCTCGGTGAATTTGGTAATACAATCCGTCAGGCAAATCTAGAATCTGCCCCTATTGGCGAAATTAATGTGTCACAGGGTAATTATGTGCCACACCGTCCCGATAGTATAGAATCTTTTGAGGCGGCTAAAAATCGTCTTTCAGAAGTGTTTACCTCCGGTAATGAAAACTGGCGTTCTCAGTTTACTCCGTTTATTCCAGCGACAACGCCACTTGATGAAGTAGCTTTTCAATTTGATGTGTATGTTCCTGAAGTATGGGAAGGTTCAGGTTATTTAAAGATTCTTTTAATAAATAATTTCAATGGCGGCGAATGGAGCGGTGGTGTTTATAATTATGTACCCTGGATCGTTGACGGAGAAATTGAACCCTTTCAAACCGAAGGCTGGACTACGGTTACCGTTCCCTTTACAGACTTTTATCTTTTTGAAGATGATGAGGATTACACCTTTGAAGATGTATTGGCGTTTAGAGAATCGGCCACTTATAAAAATTTCGGCATCTTCTTTGAAAACTCTGATATTCAGTTAAGTGATGTCACAAGAGGGAGTAGCGATGTAGAATTTCTTTCGTCAGCCACTTCCGTAAAAGTCTTTACCGATAATTGGAGAATAGTTTCGTTAGAAACACCTACCGTTACCGATTTTCCTGAATAA
- a CDS encoding RagB/SusD family nutrient uptake outer membrane protein, with protein sequence MNTEKVIYRLLAIMLFAGFYSCSDELDIEPQDQIAKENFFQSEEDFRAATAPLYNRVWFSFNDKFYFGLGDGRSYNLYAPFSDYVYPFSDLTETGLTGPLVEAWRSLYIVIQQSNNTIAAISESAVDEELKAPYIAEARFMRGTAYWYLASLWGDAIITTSQAEIISNPIINKSPRADVYEFAIRDLEYAAKFLPEQAGQAGRVTKYSAYGMLSRFYLSYAGLSDNPNSGTRNQELLDLARMAAARVIEEGPYTLLDDYADLFKVENNNNTESMFALQWVPNGEYGVNNPHQAFFALNSEITGDDAAYGFYTRASYDILQEYESNDTRRKDTWMADGDFYPEISQANGGYTVDHENTYVNVKKGVVGSNSDNPDITRQNSGLNTYMLRLGEVYLNYAEAVLGNNANTTDATALMYVNTLRSRAGLAEKTSLTFDDIFHERRIELCMEGQFWYDLVRRSYYQQQEVVNYIDAQERGTITPFTYDEETNTVAVDDTQDPAARAVGVVDESIFILPYPESEVVQNPLLREDPVPYEFTEERITDLF encoded by the coding sequence ATGAATACAGAAAAAGTAATATATAGACTTCTTGCGATAATGCTATTTGCTGGGTTTTACAGCTGTAGTGACGAGCTAGATATAGAACCGCAGGATCAAATAGCGAAAGAAAACTTTTTTCAATCTGAAGAAGATTTTAGGGCTGCAACCGCACCTTTATACAATAGGGTTTGGTTCTCGTTTAACGATAAGTTTTATTTCGGATTGGGCGACGGTCGGTCTTATAATTTATATGCCCCTTTTTCCGATTATGTTTATCCGTTTAGCGATTTAACAGAAACAGGATTAACCGGCCCATTGGTAGAAGCATGGCGATCATTATACATCGTTATTCAGCAATCTAATAATACGATTGCCGCAATAAGTGAAAGTGCCGTTGATGAAGAATTGAAAGCACCATATATCGCTGAAGCACGTTTTATGAGGGGAACAGCCTATTGGTATTTGGCTTCCTTATGGGGTGATGCAATCATTACAACTAGCCAAGCAGAAATTATTAGCAATCCCATTATAAACAAAAGCCCCCGTGCAGATGTCTATGAATTTGCCATAAGGGATTTAGAATATGCAGCAAAATTTTTACCAGAGCAAGCTGGGCAGGCTGGGCGTGTTACAAAATATAGCGCTTATGGCATGTTATCACGTTTTTACCTTTCTTATGCGGGCCTAAGCGACAACCCCAATAGTGGTACCCGAAATCAAGAGCTTCTGGATTTGGCAAGAATGGCTGCTGCCAGAGTGATTGAGGAAGGGCCTTATACACTATTAGATGATTATGCTGACTTGTTTAAAGTTGAAAACAACAACAATACGGAATCTATGTTTGCACTACAATGGGTTCCCAATGGGGAATATGGTGTAAATAATCCCCATCAGGCTTTTTTCGCGCTGAATTCAGAAATTACAGGTGATGACGCAGCTTATGGGTTTTATACAAGAGCTTCTTATGATATTTTGCAAGAATATGAAAGTAATGATACCCGCCGTAAGGATACTTGGATGGCAGATGGTGATTTTTACCCTGAAATAAGTCAGGCAAATGGTGGTTATACCGTAGATCATGAAAACACCTATGTAAATGTGAAGAAAGGTGTTGTAGGGTCAAATAGTGATAATCCTGATATCACAAGGCAAAATTCAGGTTTAAATACCTATATGTTACGTTTAGGTGAGGTTTATTTAAATTATGCTGAAGCTGTTTTGGGAAACAACGCAAATACTACCGATGCGACTGCATTGATGTATGTGAATACCTTACGCTCTAGAGCGGGATTAGCAGAGAAAACAAGCCTAACTTTTGATGACATATTTCATGAAAGAAGGATTGAGCTTTGTATGGAGGGACAATTTTGGTATGATCTGGTACGCAGATCATATTATCAACAACAAGAAGTTGTTAATTATATAGACGCTCAGGAAAGAGGTACTATTACCCCATTTACCTATGATGAAGAAACTAATACGGTCGCTGTAGATGACACACAGGATCCTGCTGCTCGTGCGGTAGGCGTTGTTGATGAAAGTATTTTTATCCTCCCTTATCCTGAATCTGAAGTGGTACAGAACCCGTTGTTGAGGGAAGATCCCGTTCCTTATGAGTTTACTGAAGAGCGGATAACAGACTTGTTTTAA